The region CCGGGGGGCCCCCCGTTCGGCCGGCGGCCCGCCGCGCGGCGGGGCGACGGCGCCCGGAGCGATCCGCGCCGGCGCCTGGGCGCTCTTCGAATCGACCGCGGTCGGATTCGCGACGAGAGGCCGCTCCCGCGTGGCGAGCGCTTTTCCCCTCGGCGCGGTGACGGCTTGCGGCCGGACCGCGTCGGCCCGCTTGGGCATCAAGCCCACTCGTCCGCTTTCCGCGGTCGCGGGACGAACCGGAACGGCGGCTCGGGCGCCGTCATGGGCCTGGATCGAGAGCTGGGCCGCGGCGCGGGGAGCGACCGGGGCGCCGTGGTTCTCCTGGATCATGCGCTCCTTCGCCTGGAACGGCGCGGGGGCGGGCGGAGGCGCGACGCGGGTCACGACGGCCCGTCGCTCGACCACGGCCGGCGGGCGGGGCGCCGGACGCGCCGTCGCCGCGGCCACGCGGAGGGAGGCGGTCGTCGGAACGACCGGAATCGGCCCCCGCATGACCGGCGCCGAGGAAACCTGCCGGACGATCCGCTGGTCGCGAACGTAGTTGTTCGAGACGCGGCCGCCCGAAACGAACGTGTTCTGGTTGACGACCGTCACGTACGTTCGATTCACGTAGGTCACGTTCGTGATGTTGACGTTGACGTCGCGCTCGCGGCGTCCTCCCCACCACGGGATGAAGGGGTCTTGCGGAGCGAGCGGGAACCAGCCCACGTACCCGCCGCCGCCGCCGATCGCGAGCGAGGCGGACCATCCGGGACCGCCGCCCACGAAGGCGACGAGCGCCGGAGAATACGAAACCGCGACTCGGGGTCCCGCGGGAACCCAGAACCAGCGGGAGGAATACGTCACCCATCGCCCGTAGTGATAGGGGGCCCAGCCCCAGGGCTCGGCACCGACCCACGTCCAGCCCCAGGGATCCTGCCAGATCCACTGGCCGTCGCGATACGGCGTCCAGCCGGCCTCGACGGTCGACGGCGTCCAGCACCTTCCGTACTGCGGAACGTCCTGCCACTGGCCGTACTGGTCGAGGTCCTCCACCCCGACGACGTCGGCGTTGACGTACTGGTAGGAGCGGACGCGCCGGAAACGCGCGTCCCGGAAGCTCACCCACCGATCCCACGCGTCGATCGGTCCGATCCCCACGACGTCGTAGGAAGGATTGTCGAAGCCCTGGATGGAAATCTCGTTGCCGGACGAGATGGGAATTTCCCCGCCGTCGGCGGACATCGTCGCGTGTCCGCTCCGGACGACGACGCGCGAGTTTCCGTCCTGGTCGACGTCGATCCGGAAAGTTCCCGGCGTGTCGAACGTCACGGCGGCATTCGGCGTGTCGACCTCGAAAACCTCGTCGTTCTGGAGGCGCCGGACGCGGAAAGAAGCGGTTCCGGCGGCGAGCGACAGCTGCTTGACGTCGTCGGTCATATTGAGCGCCGTCAGATCCGTCCCCGGCGCGAGGCGAACGAAGGTCCCGCCGTGGACCTGGAGTTCCATTCGGGTCGCGTCGCCGGTGTACACCCGGTCGCCGA is a window of Thermoanaerobaculia bacterium DNA encoding:
- a CDS encoding DUF6600 domain-containing protein is translated as MKTTTMMKTLGTLTAGILMLAGLPARAQDYRDSTEEPIQQTVARISYVDGNDASYSRGDAPDDWQAAVVNVPLTLGDRVYTGDATRMELQVHGGTFVRLAPGTDLTALNMTDDVKQLSLAAGTASFRVRRLQNDEVFEVDTPNAAVTFDTPGTFRIDVDQDGNSRVVVRSGHATMSADGGEIPISSGNEISIQGFDNPSYDVVGIGPIDAWDRWVSFRDARFRRVRSYQYVNADVVGVEDLDQYGQWQDVPQYGRCWTPSTVEAGWTPYRDGQWIWQDPWGWTWVGAEPWGWAPYHYGRWVTYSSRWFWVPAGPRVAVSYSPALVAFVGGGPGWSASLAIGGGGGYVGWFPLAPQDPFIPWWGGRRERDVNVNITNVTYVNRTYVTVVNQNTFVSGGRVSNNYVRDQRIVRQVSSAPVMRGPIPVVPTTASLRVAAATARPAPRPPAVVERRAVVTRVAPPPAPAPFQAKERMIQENHGAPVAPRAAAQLSIQAHDGARAAVPVRPATAESGRVGLMPKRADAVRPQAVTAPRGKALATRERPLVANPTAVDSKSAQAPARIAPGAVAPPRGGPPAERGAPR